GACGTCGTGCTCGATCAGCAGCACGGTCTTGCCCTGCGCCTTGATTTTCACCAGCAGGTCGCGCAGCCCCATTTTTTCGGTGGCGTTCATGCCCGCTGCCGGCTCGTCCAGCGCCAGCAGCTGCGGGTCGGTGGCCAGTGCGCGCGCGATTTCCAGGCGCCGCTGGTCGCCGTACGACAGGTATTTGGCGGTGCGGTTGGCGTATTCACCGATGCCCACGAACTCGAGCAGCTCCTGCGCGCGCACGCGGATCGCGGCTTCTTCCAGGCGCGCGGCCTTGTGCCGGAAGATCGCGCCAAACACTCCCTGGCGGGTGCGGACGTGGCGCCCCACCATGACGTTTTCCAGCGCGCTCATCTCGCCAAACAGGCGAATGTTCTGGAAGGTGCGCGCAATGCCAGCCCTGGCCACTTGGTGCGGGGCCGACGGCGAATACGGCTTGCCGCCCAACTCGAAGCTGCCGCTGTCGGGCTGGTACAGACCGGTAATCACGTTGAAGAAGGTGGTCTTGCCGGCGCCGTTCGGGCCGATCAGTCCATAGATCTGGCCACGTTCGATGCGGATGCCGACATCGGTCAGCGCCTGCAGGCCGCCGAAGCGCTTGTTCACGCCGGCGATGTTCAAGATCAGGTCGCTCATGGCGCGGCTCCTGCCTGTTCTTCACGGGCCAGCGCCGCATTCGGGCGCTCTTCCTTGTTCGGCGACGGCCACAGGCCGGCCGGGTTGATCAGCATGATCAGCACAAGCGCCAGGCCGTACAGCAGCTGGCGCAGCACCTCGGCCTCGATCAGCACGGTGCCGAACAGCGCCTGCTGGGCCGGCTCCACCACGTGGCGCAGCACTTCCGGCAGGGCCGCCAGCAGGACCCCACCCAATACCACGCCGGGAATATGCCCGATCCCGCCCAGCACCACCATCGCCAGCACCGCGATCGATTCGGTCAGCGAAAACGATTCCGGCGACACGAAGCCCTGGAAGGCGCCGAACATGGCGCCGGCCACGCCACCGAAGCTGGCGCCCATCGCAAAGGCCAGCAGCTTGACGTTGCGGGTATTGATGCCCATTGCCTTGGCCGCGATCTCGTCTTCGCGGATTGCCACCCAGGCCCGGCCCAGGCGCGAATGCTGCAGGCGGCTGGTAACGAAGATCGTCGCGATACACAGGAACAAAAACAAGAAATAGTAAGCGTTAACCGAGGGCATCGCGTAGCCGCCGATGAACACCGTGGCCTGCGAACCCGGCTCGCCGGCCAGCGACACCCCGAACACGCGGATCGGGTCGATCATGTTGATCCCCTGCGGCCCGTTGGTGAAGTTGATCGGGTCGTTCAGGTTGTTCATGAAGATACGGATGATCTCGCCAAATCCGAGCGTGACGATCGCCAGGTAGTCGCCGCGCAGCTTCAGGGTCGGGGCGCCGAGCAAGGCACCGGCCAGCCCGGCGACGATGCCCGCCAGCGGTACGATTGCCCACACCGACAGGTGGATGCCGTCTTGCGCGATCTCGGGCCCGAACAGGGCCACCAGCGCCTCGCCCAGCGCCGGCGAATAATAGAGGATCGATTCGAGCAGCGCCGCGAACTGCGGCGACGAGAACAGCCCGACCAGGTAGGCGCCCACCGCGAAGAAAGCGATATAGCCCAGGTCGAGCAGGCCGGCAAAGCCGACCACGATGTTCAGGCCCAGCGCCAGCATGATGTAGAGCAGCGCGATGTCGATGATGCGCACCCACGAGTTGCCGAACTGGGAAGCGACAAACGGAAAGACCAGCATCAGCGCCAGCACGGCCGCCATGCTCAGGCGCGCCTGGCGCGGCTTGTGCTGGAGGTCGAAAGTCAGGAGTGCCATGGTTCGTATCTCCTTGATGTCAGGCGCGGTCGGCCACGCGCTCGCCCATGATGCCGGACGGGCGCAGGGTCAGTACCAGGATCAGCACGACGAAGGCGAAGATGTCCTGGTAGTGGCTGCCCAGGAAACCGCCGGTCAGGTCGCCGATATAACCGGCGCCGAGCGCCTCGATGATTCCGAGCAGGATGCCGCCAATCATGGCGCCGTAAATGTTGCCGATCCCGCCCAGCACCGCGGCGCAAAAGGCTTTCAAGCCCGGCAGCACGCCCATGGTGAAGGTGATCGACGCGTAGTTCGCGCCCCACATGACCCCCGCGACCGCGGCCAGCGCGGCGCCGATCGCAAACGTGGCGACAATCACCCGGTTCGAATCCACGCCCATCAGGCCGGCCACGCGCGGGTTCTCGGCCACCGCGCGCATTGCGCGGCCCATCCGGGTGCGCTCGACCAGCAGCACCAGCGCCACCATGGCGAGCGCCGCCAGCACCAGCAGCAGCAGCTGGGTTTGCGAGATCAGCGCGCCGCCGATCTCGATCGGCTCGGGCGAGAGCAATTGCGGAAACGGCAGCGGACTACGGCCCCAGATCATCATGGCAAAGGTCTGCAGCAGGATCGATACGCCGATCGCCGTGATCAGGGGCGCCAGGCGCGGAGCGTTGCGCAGGCGCCGATAGGCCACCCGCTCGATCACGATATTGACCAGCATGGTCATGGGAATGGCGCCGAGGATGGCGATGGCCAGCTGCAGGTAGCCCGGCAGCCCGGGCAGGTAGGCATCCAACAGCTTCAGGATACTCAGGCCGACCATGGCGCCGATCATGAGCACATCGCCGTGGGCGAAATTGATCAGGTTGAGCACCCCGTACACCATGGTGTAGCCCAGGGCCACCAGGGCGTACATACTACCCAGTACCAGGCCGTTGAGTAACTGTTGGATGAAGGTTTCCATCTTGCGCTTTGCCTCTTTAGAACTAACAAAAAACGGCACTCCGGATTAACCCGCAGTGCCGCTCATGGCGGTGCTACCGCCTGCTTGTTGCCTGCCTACGAGATCCGCGCCCCGTCCAGCCCCTTCGGCAAGGGAAACACCACGTTCTCTTCCACGCCTTCGAGCGCGCGCACGCTGGCCGCGCCGAGCTGCTTGAGGCGGTCGATCACGGCCTGCACCAGCACTTCGGGTGCCGAGGCCCCGGCGGTGACGCCAATGCGCCGCTTGCCAGCGATCCATTGCGGATCGATCGCCGCGGCGTTGTCGACCATGTACGCCGGCGTACCCATCTTGTCGGCCACTTCGCGCAGCCGGTTCGAGTTCGAGCTGTTCGGGCTGCCGACGACGATTACCACTTCGACCTGCGGCGCCAGGAATTTGACCGCCTCCTGGCGGTTGGTGGTGGCGTAGCAGATGTCGCCCTTTTTTGGCTCGATGATGCTCGGGAAGCGCTGCTTCAGGGCCGCGATGATCTCGGCGGTGTCGTCCACCGACAGCGTGGTTTGCGAGACATAGGCCAGGTGCTCGGGATTATTGACCCGCAGCGTGGCGACGTCTTCCACGGTTTCGACCAGGTGCATGCCCTCTTCGGCCTGCCCCATCGTGCCTTCGACTTCCGGATGGCCGTCGTGGCCGATCATGACGATCTCGCAGCCCTGCCTGCGCATCTTGGCCACTTCGACGTGGACCTTGGTCACCAGCGGACAGGTCGCATCGAAGATCGTCAGGCCGCGAGATTCGGCCTCGGCCCGCACCGCCTTCGAGACGCCGTGCGCCGAGAACACCAGGGTGTTACCGGCGGGGACGTCGTCGAGATTCTCGATGAAGATCGCGCCCTTGTTGCGCAGGTCTTCCACCACATAGGCGTTGTGGACGATCTCGTGGCGCACGTAGATCGGGGCGCCGAACTGGGTCAAGGCGCGCTCGACGATCTCGATGGCGCGGTCCACGCCGGCGCAGAAGCCGCGCGGCTGGGCAAGCAGAATTTCATTTTCCATGGCGGGTCCTGTTTACAAAACCGAAATCAGTTTCACTTCGAACTGCAAGGCCTGGCCGGCCAGCGGGTGGTTGAAATCGAATAGCGCCGAGGTTTCGCGCATTTCCAGCAGCATGCCGGCAAAGCGCCCGCCCTTGGGCGCATTGAACTCGACCAGTTCGCCGACCTTGTAGTCGGCGTCCGGCACCGAGTTCTCGGCCAGCGTGGCCTTCGACACCGACTGCACCAGCTCGGGATTACGTTCTCCAAAAGCATCGAGCGCGCTCAACTCGAAAGTCTGGTGCGCGCCTTCCGCCAGGCCGATCAAACGTTGCTCTAGAAACGGTGCCAGCTGGCCCTGGCCCAGCATTAAAGTAGCCGGGTTGCCGGCAAAGGTAGTGATCAGATCAGTACCATCGGCGGTGGCCAGCCGATAATGCAAGGTCAGGTAGGACGCCTCGTTGACGACGCTAGCAGATGGTATGGACGACGGGACGTTGGACATGTTCGTTTGTGATAACACGCAGGCCTGTGACAGGCAATCCGCTATTTTACCGCTACTCCGCCATGGCCGGGCTCCGGCGCCGCAGGTGGCTCACTTTTATGGCAAGGATCCGACATGGCAATATGTGACTGGCCAGAACAGCAACGCCCGCGCGAACGCCTGGTGAGCGCCGGCGCGGGTGCGCTGTCGGACACCGAACTGCTGGCCATCTTCCTGCGCGTGGGCGTGGCAGGTAAAAGCGCCGTGGCGCTGGCACGCGACGCG
Above is a genomic segment from Massilia sp. H6 containing:
- a CDS encoding ABC transporter ATP-binding protein; its protein translation is MSDLILNIAGVNKRFGGLQALTDVGIRIERGQIYGLIGPNGAGKTTFFNVITGLYQPDSGSFELGGKPYSPSAPHQVARAGIARTFQNIRLFGEMSALENVMVGRHVRTRQGVFGAIFRHKAARLEEAAIRVRAQELLEFVGIGEYANRTAKYLSYGDQRRLEIARALATDPQLLALDEPAAGMNATEKMGLRDLLVKIKAQGKTVLLIEHDVKLMMGLCDRMTVLEYGKQIAEGVPAEIQKNEAVIKAYLGGAH
- a CDS encoding ABC transporter ATP-binding protein, producing MALLTFDLQHKPRQARLSMAAVLALMLVFPFVASQFGNSWVRIIDIALLYIMLALGLNIVVGFAGLLDLGYIAFFAVGAYLVGLFSSPQFAALLESILYYSPALGEALVALFGPEIAQDGIHLSVWAIVPLAGIVAGLAGALLGAPTLKLRGDYLAIVTLGFGEIIRIFMNNLNDPINFTNGPQGINMIDPIRVFGVSLAGEPGSQATVFIGGYAMPSVNAYYFLFLFLCIATIFVTSRLQHSRLGRAWVAIREDEIAAKAMGINTRNVKLLAFAMGASFGGVAGAMFGAFQGFVSPESFSLTESIAVLAMVVLGGIGHIPGVVLGGVLLAALPEVLRHVVEPAQQALFGTVLIEAEVLRQLLYGLALVLIMLINPAGLWPSPNKEERPNAALAREEQAGAAP
- a CDS encoding branched-chain amino acid ABC transporter permease; its protein translation is METFIQQLLNGLVLGSMYALVALGYTMVYGVLNLINFAHGDVLMIGAMVGLSILKLLDAYLPGLPGYLQLAIAILGAIPMTMLVNIVIERVAYRRLRNAPRLAPLITAIGVSILLQTFAMMIWGRSPLPFPQLLSPEPIEIGGALISQTQLLLLVLAALAMVALVLLVERTRMGRAMRAVAENPRVAGLMGVDSNRVIVATFAIGAALAAVAGVMWGANYASITFTMGVLPGLKAFCAAVLGGIGNIYGAMIGGILLGIIEALGAGYIGDLTGGFLGSHYQDIFAFVVLILVLTLRPSGIMGERVADRA
- the ispH gene encoding 4-hydroxy-3-methylbut-2-enyl diphosphate reductase yields the protein MENEILLAQPRGFCAGVDRAIEIVERALTQFGAPIYVRHEIVHNAYVVEDLRNKGAIFIENLDDVPAGNTLVFSAHGVSKAVRAEAESRGLTIFDATCPLVTKVHVEVAKMRRQGCEIVMIGHDGHPEVEGTMGQAEEGMHLVETVEDVATLRVNNPEHLAYVSQTTLSVDDTAEIIAALKQRFPSIIEPKKGDICYATTNRQEAVKFLAPQVEVVIVVGSPNSSNSNRLREVADKMGTPAYMVDNAAAIDPQWIAGKRRIGVTAGASAPEVLVQAVIDRLKQLGAASVRALEGVEENVVFPLPKGLDGARIS
- a CDS encoding peptidylprolyl isomerase produces the protein MSNVPSSIPSASVVNEASYLTLHYRLATADGTDLITTFAGNPATLMLGQGQLAPFLEQRLIGLAEGAHQTFELSALDAFGERNPELVQSVSKATLAENSVPDADYKVGELVEFNAPKGGRFAGMLLEMRETSALFDFNHPLAGQALQFEVKLISVL